The following coding sequences lie in one Rutidosis leptorrhynchoides isolate AG116_Rl617_1_P2 chromosome 6, CSIRO_AGI_Rlap_v1, whole genome shotgun sequence genomic window:
- the LOC139852907 gene encoding uncharacterized protein, translating to MPAYEAKNHEELRWEDYKSTGKGGFGLRSGLSPFTSSPITNFSKGTTSISTTPVNPNPFGNTFTKTTLWGTPSISSTPVKTNPFSDAPTWKYPGPTPTATWQNPSPTSTSFTSQPLNLSPSANTSSKLFNPFGPRTDQTHKNPFTSQATNTSSWSFSGPTSATSTLCQPTTPPCLDAFWSTPINISSNSTVTTAVNSASVSHSSLYNTTVINSSVSPMHQLTTTTSHIPKSAALTLGQPSTASACWSTTINQPSISVSTQQPANSVWVAPKSSGLDSSFNQPTTSFTPCVPLTRNFNGEITGNISDFQLMKQPTSAASPFGTLPPKPQIFFDGSESTQLIQYGISSMPVKDKPTLVRNPMLTTRHLSRRSKLPVRKYDPKLNGPKTPFFSETTEIQPDVFVPRENPRKLVVFREMLSPRTTTTKNIQQEKFSDSNFNEDEKDDPIKDQELSADTVVDVPTKLQQLDYYTQPQVSELEANERAEPGFCSHVKDFVIGRHGYGSIKFLGETDVRNLDLEKLIQFNYREVIVYMDERMKPPVGEGLNKPAEITLLNIICVDKKTGVKYEDGLKVDRYTEMLKKKAVAQGVEFMSYDAVGGEWKFRVKHF from the exons ATGCCTGCTTATGAAGCTAAAAACCATGAAGAATTAAGGTGGGAGGATTACAAGTCCACCGGAAAAG GTGGATTTGGTTTAAGATCCGGTTTATCGCCTTTTACCTCATCACCAATTACTAATTTTTCTAAGGGAACCACTTCAATCTCTACTACACCAGTGAACCCTAACCCATTTGGAAACACATTCACTAAAACAACATTATGGGGAACCCCTTCAATCTCTTCTACACCAGTGAAAACTAACCCATTTTCGGACGCACCTACCTGGAAGTACCCTGGTCCCACACCGACTGCCACCTGGCAGAATCCTAGCCCTACATCTACCTCTTTCACTTCACAGCCACTTAACTTATCGCCTTCTGCAAACACTTCTTCAAAGCTGTTCAATCCATTTGGTCCCAGAACAGATCAAACACATAAAAACCCTTTCACTTCACAAGCCACTAATACATCTTCCTGGAGTTTTTCTGGGCCCACATCTGCAACGTCTACTTTATGTCAACCTACTACACCACCTTGTTTAGATGCTTTCTGGTCAACTCCAATAAACATATCGTCAAATTCTACAGTGACTACAGCGGTCAACTCTGCCTCAGTTTCACATTCATCTTTATATAATACCACCGTTATTAACTCTTCTGTATCACCAATGCATCAGTTGACTACCACAACTTCTCATATTCCCAAATCTGCAGCATTGACTTTGGGTCAACCTAGTACAGCATCTGCTTGCTGGTCAACTACTATAAACCAACCTTCTATTTCTGTATCAACTCAACAACCTGCAAACTCTGTTTGGGTTGCTCCTAAGAGCTCTGGATTGGATTCATCTTTCAATCAACCAACAACATCATTTACGCCTTGCGTTCCTTTAACTCGGAATTTCAATGGTGAAATAACAGGAAACATCTCTGATTTTCAACT CATGAAACAACCAACATCTGCTGCAAGTCCATTTGGAACACTACCTCCAAAACCTCAGATATTTTTTGATGGTTCTGAATCAACACAGTTAATTCAGTATGGAATTTCCAGCATGCCT GTTAAGGACAAACCAACATTAGTTAGAAATCCCATGTTGACTACTAGGCATTTGTCTAGACGAAGCAAGCTGCCAGTTCGGAAGTATGACCCAAAACTAAATGGTCCAAAG ACACCATTTTTCAGTGAAACTACAGAGATACAACCCGATGTATTTGTTCCTAGAGAGAATCCAAGGAAGTTGGTTGTCTTTCGCGAAATGTTGTCACCTAGGACTACTACTACAAAAAACATACAGCAAGAAAAATTCTCAGATAGTAACTTTAACGAGGATGAAAAAG ATGATCCAATTAAAGATCAAGAACTGTCTGCTGATACAGTTGTTGATGTTCCAACCAAACTTCAGCAACTCGACTACTACACGCAACCTCAAGTTTCAGAGCTGGAAGCAAACGAAAGAGCCGAGCCAGGATTTTGCAGTCACGTGAAGGACTTTGTAATTGGACGTCATGGTTATGGGAGTATCAAGTTCTTAGGGGAGACAGATGTGAGAAATCTCGATCTTGAAAAACTGATCCAATTTAACTACCGAGAGGTGATTGTTTATATGGACGAGCGCATGAAACCTCCAGTTGGTGAAGGACTTAATAAACCAGCCGAGATAACGCTTCTTAACATCATCTGTGTTGACAAAAAAACTGGCGTGAAGTATGAGGACGGGTTGAAAGTTGATAGATACACAGAGATGCTAAAGAAGAAGGCGGTTGCGCAAGGTGTTGAGTTTATGTCGTACGATGCAGTTGGAGGTGAATGGAAATTTAGAGTCAAACACTTTTGA